The Amblyomma americanum isolate KBUSLIRL-KWMA chromosome 6, ASM5285725v1, whole genome shotgun sequence genome has a window encoding:
- the LOC144095611 gene encoding uncharacterized protein LOC144095611: MDWKSLRKPKLLELARELGLDVSDKLRKPELLRAILELEAEDDELSECLETIEERAKRQERERKEQKEKDERERKEQKDKEKEERDRQHALEMKRLEVEMERARNGSEAHGAGERVSFKMTDLMRPFKLGEDNGLFLVNFERTCEKQGFSRETWPQRLLTLLPGEAADVVARLKREEAEDFDQVKWSLLKKYRLSAEAFRRKFRENEKGRSESYTEFAYRLMSNMQEWLKEEKAFGDHEKILQCFGLEQFYSRLPENVRYWVLDRPDVSTVAKAAELAEEFVTRRARGAKDGQKGEFGSKSERPKFTPMRARGDTRSADASESSPTERKETAAAEAERRKRFETRQARVCYTCQKPGHFSAQCPETKTKVVFLSLCSTDENMKLLEPYMRDFLVNGKECRVLRDSAATMDVVHPSYVEPDMFTGECAWIKQAVEAHSVCLPVAKVLIEGSFGALQTEAAASSTLPPQYPYLFSNRSDHLLREKGLLFGEASVQALTRSRVRELAAKAVVAGPTLSNNEKGTIYYIDESWVNAGHTKEGLDGADRSEEGFVEGALLIFRAAKGATDYHSEMDGARF; this comes from the exons atggattggaagtcgttgcgcaaaccgaaattgctggagcttgcaagagagttgggtctggatgtctcagacaaactcagaaaaccagaactgctaagggctattcttgagttggaggctgaggatgacgagctgtcggaatgccttgagaccattgaggagagagcaaaaagacaggagcgcgaacgtaaagagcaaaaagagaaagacgagcgcgaacgtaaagaacaaaaagataaagagaaagaagagcgcgaccgtcaacacgctttggaaatgaagcgtctcgaggtagagatggaacgcgctcgtaatggaagtgaggcacacggtgcaggagaacgagtatcgttcaaaatgactgacctgatgcggccgtttaagcttggagaggacaatggtttgttcctggttaactttgagcgaacttgcgagaagcaggggttctctcgggaaacgtggccacagcgcttgctcactttgttacccggcgaggcggccgacgtagtcgctcgcttgaagagagaggaggcagaggatttcgaccaagtgaaatggagtctgctaaaaaagtacaggctgtcagcggaagcgttccgtcggaagtttagggaaaatgaaaaaggcagaagtgagtcatatacagagtttgcctacaggcttatgtcaaacatgcaggagtggctcaaagaagagaaagcgtttggtgaccacgagaaaattctgcagtgtttcgggctggaacagttttatagtcggttacctgagaacgtgcggtactgggtcttggataggccagacgttagtacagtggctaaagccgccgagctagccgaggagtttgtgacgcgtcgggctcgcggagctaaggacggtcaaaagggtgaatttggctccaagtctgagaggccgaagttcacacccatgagagcaaggggggacacacgtagtgcggatgcgagtgaaagcagtccgaccgaacgtaaggagacggcggcagccgaagccgaacgcagaaagcggttcgagacgaggcaagcgcgcgtgtgttatacgtgccagaagccgggtcacttttcggcgcagtgtccagaaacaaaaacaaaagtcgtgtttttgtcattatgcagcactgacgagaacatgaagcttctcgagccttacatgcgagacttcctcgtgaacgggaaagagtgccgagtgcttcgtgattccgcagctacaatggatgtagttcacccctcttacgtagaacccgatatgttcacgggcgagtgcgcatggatcaagcaggccgtggaagctcatagcgtgtgtctgcccgtagcaaaagtgcttattgaaggatcTTTCGGAGCACTTCAGACGGAGGCCGCAGCGTCATCTacgctgcccccccagtacccgtacctattttcgaacaggtccgatcacctcctgcgcgagaaggggcttttgtttggtgaggctagcgttcaggccttaaccagatcgagagttcgggagcttgctgcaaaggcggtagttgcggggccgacgttgtcgaacaatgagaaagg TACCATCTACTACATTGATGAGTCGTGGGTGAATGCTGGCCATACGAAAGAAGGTTTGGACGGAGCCGACC GAAGTGAAGAAGGAtttgtcgagggagcgctcctCATCTTTCGGGCAGCCAAAGGAGCTACTGATTACCACTCAGAAATGGATGGTGCTCGATTCTAG